A genomic window from Solanum dulcamara chromosome 11, daSolDulc1.2, whole genome shotgun sequence includes:
- the LOC129873861 gene encoding uncharacterized protein LOC129873861 has product MICMLSQQALASKERLLAIFLMFLCCKLLLKLTGGQMNIVRTASVGTLELMIVDKSEYDLLCTRASPSPLPLLSSGFGIHLSSLNNLNAIDGSFKLTRYILGCDVYTVKVLQ; this is encoded by the exons ATGATATGCATGCTTTCCCAACAAGCTTTGGCTTCAAAGGAGAGGCTCTTAGCTATATTTCTTATGTTTCTTTGTTGTAAATTGTTACTAAAACTCACTGGAGGCCAAATGAATATCGTAAG GACGGCAAGTGTTGGTACCTTGGAATTGATGATTGTAGACAAGAG TGAGTATGACCTGCTTTGCACACGTGCTTCTCCTTCCCCATTGCCGCTATTGTCCAGTGGTTTTGGGATTCATCTGAGTTCCCTTAATAATTTGAATGCAATCGATGGTTCATTCAAGCTCACTAGATACATCTTAGGTTGTGATGTTTACACAGTGAAG